The proteins below are encoded in one region of Abyssisolibacter fermentans:
- a CDS encoding argininosuccinate lyase codes for MKNLAKPVTFTGRIKTGPDDLLHEEILKPQFDYESEYYLPWYILIEKALLVEYKRMGLIEGKVTHEINNILNEITKENLIGDPKLNMTDISFAIEQYVEQRVKGNAYAWHVDKSRNDFQACAQIMFGREQIFETIHLLQCFADTVYNLANKTTMIPMPGYTHYQAAQIISPGFYLSSIYEQLIKSMYGLLNIFDRLNKCPLGAGAMAGQELDWDRNNMAYVLGFDDAQRHALVSVASREWTVLVAGELSNLSMILSRFVTDLIQWGSSEYGFIDLPDQLSGISSIMPQKKNFPVLERIRARTAHVSAFYIDFIMGQRNTSFTNLVEVSKEAGTYVINMFKTIQSVLKLFTAVIDNLKFNEERMQIVCKSKYFGGSSLANLLTLHGKIPYRKAQVIAGKYIKTLLDRNFASQQVDIELLSAICKDYGFEINLTYDMVSAAFNYINNLHDKTTRGAASNQSVIKMLNEQKLEYEKICFAWKERGLKIEEANKKLESLLLA; via the coding sequence ATGAAAAATTTGGCTAAGCCAGTAACATTTACAGGTAGAATAAAAACAGGTCCAGATGATCTTCTTCATGAGGAAATATTGAAACCACAGTTTGATTATGAAAGTGAGTATTACTTACCTTGGTATATATTGATAGAAAAAGCTTTACTAGTTGAATATAAAAGAATGGGTTTGATTGAAGGTAAAGTTACACATGAAATTAATAATATTCTAAATGAGATTACTAAAGAGAATTTAATTGGCGATCCAAAGCTAAATATGACAGATATATCATTTGCAATAGAGCAGTATGTTGAGCAAAGAGTTAAAGGAAACGCATATGCTTGGCATGTTGATAAAAGTCGCAATGATTTTCAAGCTTGTGCTCAAATTATGTTTGGGAGAGAACAAATTTTTGAAACGATTCATTTATTACAATGTTTTGCAGATACTGTTTACAATTTAGCAAATAAAACAACTATGATACCTATGCCAGGATACACACATTATCAGGCAGCTCAAATTATCAGTCCAGGATTTTATTTATCATCAATTTATGAGCAACTTATTAAGTCAATGTACGGATTATTAAATATATTTGATAGACTTAATAAGTGTCCATTAGGCGCAGGAGCTATGGCAGGACAAGAATTAGATTGGGATAGGAATAATATGGCTTATGTTTTGGGATTTGATGATGCACAGAGACATGCACTGGTATCAGTAGCTTCTAGAGAGTGGACAGTACTAGTAGCTGGGGAGTTATCAAACTTAAGTATGATATTGAGTAGATTTGTTACGGATTTAATACAATGGGGAAGTAGTGAATATGGTTTTATTGATTTACCCGATCAACTATCAGGTATTTCATCAATAATGCCTCAGAAAAAGAATTTTCCTGTTCTTGAGAGAATTAGAGCCAGAACTGCACATGTTTCTGCTTTTTACATAGATTTTATAATGGGACAGCGAAACACATCATTTACTAATTTGGTAGAAGTATCAAAAGAAGCTGGAACTTATGTTATAAATATGTTTAAAACAATACAATCTGTTTTAAAGTTATTTACAGCTGTTATAGATAATTTAAAATTTAATGAAGAACGTATGCAAATAGTATGTAAAAGTAAATATTTTGGAGGTTCATCTTTAGCTAATTTGCTTACTTTACATGGTAAAATACCTTACAGAAAAGCTCAAGTAATAGCTGGTAAGTATATTAAAACATTACTAGATAGAAACTTTGCTTCACAACAAGTAGATATTGAACTGCTAAGTGCTATTTGTAAAGATTATGGGTTTGAAATTAATTTAACTTATGATATGGTTAGTGCTGCTTTTAATTATATAAATAATTTGCATGACAAAACAACTAGAGGAGCTGCAAGTAATCAATCAGTAATTAAGATGCTTAATGAGCAAAAACTAGAGTATGAGAAAATATGCTTTGCTTGGAAGGAGCGAGGTTTAAAAATTGAAGAAGCTAATAAAAAGTTGGAATCTTTATTATTGGCATAA
- a CDS encoding cysteine synthase family protein, producing MTRQLDDNHWPFLNYELPRLNKLSSNLYGASFYLMKLLPARYILQKAYEQGKIKRGSRIFETTSGTFGLALAMLSAVKGYKLKLISDPVIDKRLYNRLKDLGTQVEIISTPHPTGGFQQARLDRLNELLNQNPDAFCPNQYSNVYNPKSYKKVGQFIMDELSCIDYLVGPVGSGGSMVGTTTFLREYFPNLKVIGVDTCNSILFGQKDGTRKLRGLGNSIMPPNLNHTVFDFVSWVPAGIAFKATRKLHQNHGLYMGGTSGAAYLVGNWIADKYPNKKVVVFFPDEGHRYADTIYNDQWLKDIPRAFEQIPDEPKIVSKPRDDEESWTIINWNRQSIENVMNEMKNEKLLKSTI from the coding sequence ATGACAAGACAATTAGACGATAATCATTGGCCATTTCTTAATTATGAACTTCCACGTCTCAATAAGCTTTCTTCAAATCTCTATGGAGCAAGCTTTTATTTAATGAAGCTATTACCAGCTAGATATATTTTACAGAAAGCTTATGAGCAAGGAAAGATTAAAAGAGGAAGCAGAATTTTTGAAACAACTTCGGGAACATTTGGACTTGCACTAGCAATGCTTTCAGCAGTAAAAGGTTACAAGCTTAAGCTTATCAGTGATCCGGTTATTGATAAGAGATTATACAATAGGTTAAAAGATTTAGGTACTCAAGTTGAAATTATAAGTACACCTCATCCCACAGGAGGGTTTCAACAAGCCCGTTTAGACAGATTAAATGAATTGCTTAATCAAAATCCAGATGCATTTTGTCCTAATCAATATTCAAACGTTTACAATCCTAAGTCATATAAAAAAGTAGGTCAATTTATAATGGACGAGCTAAGTTGCATAGATTATTTAGTAGGACCAGTTGGTTCGGGGGGATCAATGGTTGGTACTACTACATTTTTACGCGAGTATTTTCCTAATTTGAAAGTAATAGGTGTAGATACTTGTAATAGTATATTATTTGGTCAAAAAGACGGGACAAGGAAATTACGTGGACTAGGAAATAGTATAATGCCACCAAATCTTAATCATACAGTATTTGATTTTGTTAGTTGGGTACCAGCTGGTATAGCTTTTAAAGCTACAAGAAAGCTTCATCAAAATCATGGTTTGTACATGGGAGGCACTAGTGGAGCTGCTTATCTAGTTGGAAATTGGATAGCTGATAAGTATCCTAATAAAAAAGTTGTTGTCTTTTTTCCAGACGAAGGACATCGCTATGCAGATACAATTTATAATGATCAGTGGTTAAAAGATATACCTAGAGCATTTGAGCAAATTCCTGATGAGCCTAAGATTGTTAGTAAACCACGTGATGATGAAGAATCATGGACTATTATCAATTGGAATCGTCAATCGATTGAAAATGTAATGAATGAGATGAAAAACGAGAAGCTATTAAAATCAACTATATAA
- the thiT gene encoding energy-coupled thiamine transporter ThiT — MFKQFQEALNSGQLQDIIASTVGQILIALIAVILLIVVLAIGGKSNKMKTKELVYCSMAIAIAMVLSQIKLVKLPQGGSITPFSMLFIVLIGYWFGVTKGIICGVAYGFFQLAIGGWVVHPIQLLLDYPLAFGALGLAGVFKNSSNGLLKGLVLGAGGRFFFHFITGIVFFASYAKEVGFDTVPYSFAYNISYIAGEVFLTILILIIPAVGSAMNQIKARATA; from the coding sequence ATGTTCAAACAATTTCAAGAAGCACTTAATAGTGGGCAATTACAGGATATAATAGCTTCAACAGTAGGACAAATATTAATAGCTTTAATTGCTGTAATATTACTAATTGTTGTTTTAGCTATTGGAGGTAAATCAAATAAGATGAAAACAAAAGAATTGGTTTATTGTTCAATGGCAATAGCTATTGCAATGGTTTTATCACAAATTAAACTGGTAAAACTCCCACAAGGAGGTTCTATTACGCCGTTTAGTATGTTGTTTATTGTACTTATTGGCTATTGGTTTGGTGTTACAAAAGGTATTATTTGTGGTGTAGCGTATGGGTTCTTTCAATTAGCTATTGGAGGATGGGTAGTTCACCCAATACAATTATTACTAGATTATCCACTAGCTTTTGGTGCACTTGGTTTAGCTGGTGTTTTTAAAAATTCATCTAATGGTCTTTTAAAAGGTTTAGTGCTAGGTGCTGGGGGAAGATTTTTCTTTCATTTTATAACTGGAATTGTTTTTTTCGCAAGCTATGCTAAAGAGGTAGGCTTTGACACAGTTCCATATTCATTTGCATATAATATTTCTTACATAGCTGGTGAAGTGTTTTTAACAATACTTATTTTAATTATTCCTGCTGTTGGTTCTGCTATGAATCAAATTAAAGCTAGGGCAACTGCATAG
- a CDS encoding exodeoxyribonuclease III yields the protein MKLISWNVNGLRACIKKGFLDYFNKVNADIFCIQETKLQEGQIDLELTDYHQYWNYAVKKGYSGTAIFTKEKPISVSYGMGKEEHDKEGRVITLEFSDFYLVNVYTPNSKRELLRLEYRQLWEDDFKDYLKKLDNCKPVILCGDLNVAHNEIDLKSPKTNRRNAGFTDEERNKLSKLLEVGFIDSFRYFYPDKKGAYSWWSYMRKAREKNTGWRIDYFIVSEKLKDLMKDAVIHFDVMGSDHCPVLLDISID from the coding sequence ATGAAATTAATATCATGGAACGTAAATGGTCTTAGAGCTTGCATTAAAAAAGGATTTTTAGATTATTTTAATAAAGTGAATGCAGATATTTTTTGCATACAAGAAACAAAACTTCAAGAAGGGCAAATAGATTTAGAATTAACGGATTATCATCAATATTGGAATTATGCTGTCAAAAAAGGCTACTCTGGTACTGCAATATTTACAAAAGAAAAACCTATTTCAGTTTCATATGGAATGGGAAAAGAAGAGCACGACAAAGAGGGACGAGTTATAACTTTAGAATTTAGTGATTTTTATTTAGTAAATGTATATACTCCTAATTCAAAAAGAGAACTATTAAGGCTTGAATACAGGCAGTTATGGGAGGATGATTTTAAAGATTATCTTAAAAAATTAGATAACTGTAAACCTGTGATTCTATGTGGAGATTTAAACGTAGCACATAATGAGATTGATTTAAAAAGTCCTAAGACAAATCGTAGGAATGCTGGATTTACAGATGAAGAGAGAAATAAACTATCAAAGCTACTTGAAGTTGGTTTTATTGACAGCTTTAGATATTTTTATCCAGATAAAAAAGGTGCTTATTCATGGTGGTCCTATATGCGTAAGGCAAGAGAAAAAAATACGGGCTGGAGGATAGATTATTTTATCGTATCAGAGAAGTTAAAGGATTTAATGAAGGATGCCGTTATTCATTTCGATGTCATGGGGAGTGATCATTGCCCTGTTTTACTTGATATAAGCATAGATTAA
- a CDS encoding metal ABC transporter permease: protein MIGVIFKYQFIQNAILAALFSSIICGIVGTIIVEKRLVNMSGGIAHSSFGGIGFGYLLGIEPIIPGIIFSILSALGIIGIKRLSNTKSDTLINMFWAGGMSLGILFINLTQGYPPDMTSYLFGDILTVSKLYVKILIVLSFFILFIISSMFTYWKAYLFDEEHLRVMGINILNLEIFLMIIIAISIVLMIKVVGIILVIALLTIPPAIAKLFTKNLKSMMIFSIFIGVFLCYLGLYLSYIFNIPSGATIILVSIALYLCLLGYKRVRTHHYSDIYG, encoded by the coding sequence ATGATAGGAGTTATTTTTAAGTATCAGTTCATACAGAACGCTATATTAGCTGCGCTTTTTTCTAGTATAATATGTGGCATTGTCGGTACAATCATTGTTGAAAAGAGATTAGTGAATATGTCTGGAGGGATTGCACATTCATCTTTTGGAGGTATAGGTTTTGGATATTTGCTAGGAATAGAACCAATCATTCCCGGGATTATTTTTTCCATACTATCAGCTTTGGGAATTATAGGGATAAAGCGTTTATCTAATACTAAAAGTGACACCCTTATAAATATGTTTTGGGCAGGGGGTATGTCACTTGGAATTTTATTTATTAATCTGACACAAGGATATCCTCCTGATATGACGTCATATTTGTTTGGCGATATTTTAACAGTGTCTAAACTGTACGTTAAAATTTTGATTGTTTTAAGTTTTTTTATTTTATTTATTATTAGTAGTATGTTTACATATTGGAAGGCTTATCTTTTTGATGAAGAGCATCTAAGAGTAATGGGTATAAATATTCTAAACTTAGAGATTTTTTTGATGATAATTATTGCAATTAGCATTGTTTTAATGATTAAAGTAGTAGGAATTATATTAGTCATTGCATTACTTACAATTCCACCAGCTATTGCAAAACTATTCACAAAAAATTTAAAAAGTATGATGATTTTTTCAATTTTTATAGGTGTCTTTTTATGTTACTTAGGTCTTTATTTATCATACATTTTTAATATACCTTCAGGTGCAACAATTATATTAGTATCTATAGCACTCTATTTATGTTTATTAGGATATAAACGTGTAAGAACTCATCATTATTCAGACATATATGGATAA
- a CDS encoding metal ABC transporter ATP-binding protein, protein MNVISISNLSAHYKGICALKEITFKIKNKSFLAVLGPNGGGKSTLLKIILGLKAPTSGEVHIKEDTKMAYVPQFKSFDLEFPISVNDVILQGRIKQGIKFFHRYSETDQNLAKYFIEMLNLKNVMHRQIGELSGGQLQKVLIARALVSDPDILLLDEPTANIDAEAKKDILNILKDLNKDKTIIMVTHSMTDIFSYCDCFAFIDRTLKYYENSNNGNKNALSKLYSFPIGVNDKNYKKSLLKDIYTEGSIRL, encoded by the coding sequence ATGAATGTTATAAGTATATCAAATCTATCAGCACATTATAAAGGTATATGTGCGTTAAAAGAAATTACTTTCAAAATTAAAAACAAGTCTTTTCTTGCAGTTTTAGGTCCGAACGGTGGTGGAAAATCAACACTGTTAAAGATAATCCTTGGACTAAAAGCACCTACTAGTGGAGAAGTTCATATAAAAGAAGATACCAAAATGGCATATGTTCCACAGTTTAAATCTTTTGATTTGGAATTTCCCATTAGTGTTAATGATGTTATCTTACAAGGACGGATTAAACAAGGAATAAAGTTTTTCCATCGATACAGTGAAACTGATCAGAATCTTGCAAAATATTTTATTGAAATGTTAAATTTAAAAAATGTTATGCATAGACAAATTGGTGAATTATCAGGTGGACAGTTACAAAAAGTTCTTATTGCCAGAGCCCTAGTGTCAGATCCTGATATTCTGTTATTAGATGAGCCTACTGCTAACATTGATGCAGAAGCAAAAAAAGATATTTTAAACATTTTAAAAGATTTAAATAAAGATAAGACCATTATTATGGTAACTCATAGTATGACAGATATTTTTTCTTATTGTGATTGTTTTGCTTTTATAGATAGAACCCTTAAGTATTATGAAAATAGTAATAATGGAAATAAAAATGCGTTGAGTAAATTATATTCTTTTCCAATAGGTGTTAATGACAAAAACTATAAAAAAAGCTTATTGAAAGATATCTATACTGAAGGGAGTATTCGTTTATGA